A DNA window from Leptolyngbyaceae cyanobacterium contains the following coding sequences:
- a CDS encoding ADP-ribosylglycohydrolase family protein → MPQRYFTDDSVLTIAVADIILNGGEYAKKFKQYCQNYPDAGYGKNFYSWGMSENTEPYNSWGNGSAMRVSPVGFAFDRLETVLEEAKRTAEVTHNHPEGVKGAQATASAIFLARTNHIAILFE, encoded by the coding sequence ATTCCCCAGCGATATTTTACCGATGACAGCGTGTTAACTATTGCGGTTGCCGATATTATTCTCAATGGTGGAGAGTATGCTAAAAAATTCAAACAATACTGCCAAAACTACCCAGATGCCGGCTACGGAAAGAATTTTTACTCTTGGGGAATGTCGGAAAACACTGAACCATACAATAGTTGGGGTAACGGTTCGGCAATGCGCGTCAGTCCAGTAGGTTTTGCTTTCGATCGTCTCGAAACAGTATTAGAAGAAGCTAAACGCACTGCGGAAGTTACCCATAACCACCCAGAAGGAGTTAAGGGCGCTCAAGCAACAGCTTCAGCGATTTTTCTAGCTCGAACAAATCATATAGCCATCCTATTTGAGTAA